From one Suicoccus acidiformans genomic stretch:
- the istB gene encoding IS21-like element helper ATPase IstB, which produces MLTIAEAANELKLPYLKENYQHLLLEYTSRGLDLEEALTEILTEEVEQRRNRSYQRRIRQAKFSQKKYLMDFDEKVFKEGVRQQLRELKTLNFIQEKQNVILIGNPGTGKTHFSIGLGMEACLQNYHVQFVNAPNLVIELREAVTQSQFYRFKQRLNKVDLLIVDELGYLSFDEAGAELLFNLLSNRMGKGSTMITTNLTFDRWQECFKDPTLTGALVDRLAFKAHVVDMRGESYRMKQTSAWKEAQASQKEV; this is translated from the coding sequence ATGTTAACAATCGCAGAAGCCGCTAATGAACTAAAACTTCCCTATCTGAAGGAAAATTACCAACACCTGCTCCTGGAATATACGAGTCGCGGACTGGATTTGGAAGAAGCCCTCACAGAGATATTGACAGAGGAGGTGGAACAACGTCGAAATCGAAGCTATCAAAGAAGGATTCGACAGGCCAAGTTTAGCCAAAAGAAGTACCTGATGGACTTTGACGAGAAAGTGTTTAAGGAAGGTGTTCGCCAACAACTACGCGAATTAAAGACCCTGAATTTTATTCAAGAGAAACAGAACGTCATTCTTATTGGCAACCCTGGAACAGGGAAGACGCATTTTAGCATTGGTCTTGGCATGGAGGCCTGTCTGCAGAATTATCATGTACAGTTCGTAAATGCCCCAAATCTTGTTATTGAATTAAGAGAGGCCGTCACGCAAAGTCAATTTTATCGCTTCAAACAGCGATTAAATAAGGTCGATCTCTTGATTGTCGATGAATTAGGTTATTTATCCTTTGATGAAGCCGGGGCTGAGCTTCTGTTTAATCTTCTTTCTAATCGGATGGGAAAGGGCTCTACAATGATTACGACGAACCTTACCTTTGATCGCTGGCAGGAATGCTTTAAAGACCCGACCTTAACGGGAGCCCTGGTGGATCGTTTAGCCTTTAAGGCGCATGTTGTGGACATGCGAGGGGAGAGTTATCGGATGAAGCAGACCAGTGCCTGGAAGGAGGCGCAAGCCAGCCAAAAGGAGGTATGA
- the istA gene encoding IS21 family transposase: MIRINKEFEVIHRFRNGESIRKISRDMDIDRKTIRRIRDRYQAGIDALDDAQNEKEIEAATEQLVLERKYDTSNRKKRTFTPEVEARMSELLEKEREKDRRLGPHKQALTAKAVYEILAEEGYAIKYRTVAHYWSKMKAKAKEAFIKQNYALGARVEFDFGEVKLEIEGVVKTYYLAVWASPASDYYWAYLYTNQKKAVFQDAHVRFFENLGGVYAELVYDNMRNVVTRFIGRNEKELNPQLIQLATYYGFNINVTNCFSGNEKGTVESRVKHVRQNCFIKKYQFQSLDEARQHLEESLRTLNQDSRLEEEKGHLLKYRPPFELAELCQLSVTKYATIHYQKNQYSVPDYLVGQRVQIKAYADYLVVYANEQEVARHNKIEGSHGFQLDISHYIKTLKKKPGALEHSLVLQQTPGLETLYHKYYSGHPKEFIEQLEKYHSLSGEALCQQLAYDQLVQRVTTENEGVPKNQEAILHQTEATLHQLNALYGLEESLC, encoded by the coding sequence GTGATTCGTATCAATAAAGAATTCGAAGTGATTCACCGTTTTAGAAATGGGGAATCCATTAGGAAAATTAGCAGAGACATGGACATTGATAGAAAAACGATTCGAAGAATAAGGGATCGATACCAAGCAGGTATAGATGCTTTGGATGACGCTCAAAATGAGAAAGAAATCGAAGCAGCAACCGAGCAATTAGTCTTAGAAAGAAAATATGATACTTCCAATCGGAAAAAAAGAACCTTTACACCAGAGGTGGAAGCTAGAATGAGCGAATTACTGGAAAAAGAAAGAGAAAAGGATCGAAGGCTAGGACCTCATAAACAAGCACTAACGGCTAAGGCTGTTTATGAAATCCTAGCAGAGGAAGGGTATGCGATTAAATACCGGACAGTCGCTCATTACTGGTCAAAAATGAAAGCGAAAGCTAAAGAGGCTTTTATCAAGCAAAATTATGCATTGGGTGCACGGGTGGAGTTCGATTTTGGAGAGGTCAAATTAGAAATTGAGGGCGTGGTTAAAACCTATTATCTCGCTGTGTGGGCTAGCCCTGCTTCAGATTATTACTGGGCTTACCTCTATACCAACCAGAAAAAAGCTGTCTTTCAGGATGCGCATGTGCGATTTTTTGAAAACCTGGGTGGGGTGTATGCGGAGCTTGTCTATGACAATATGAGAAATGTGGTCACTCGTTTTATTGGGCGTAATGAAAAGGAGCTAAACCCCCAACTCATCCAATTAGCCACTTATTATGGGTTTAATATTAATGTCACCAACTGCTTCAGTGGGAATGAGAAGGGAACAGTAGAGAGTCGTGTAAAGCATGTCAGACAAAACTGTTTCATCAAAAAATATCAATTTCAATCTTTAGATGAAGCTCGCCAGCACTTGGAAGAGTCCTTACGGACTTTGAATCAAGATAGTCGTTTGGAAGAAGAAAAAGGCCACCTTCTTAAATACCGTCCTCCCTTTGAACTGGCAGAACTTTGTCAGCTCAGCGTCACAAAGTATGCCACGATTCATTATCAGAAGAATCAGTATTCTGTCCCTGACTACTTGGTAGGGCAGCGAGTTCAGATCAAGGCTTATGCCGATTATCTCGTGGTTTATGCCAATGAACAAGAAGTGGCCAGGCATAATAAAATAGAGGGTTCCCATGGGTTTCAGCTTGATATCAGTCACTATATCAAAACCCTCAAGAAGAAACCTGGTGCTCTGGAACACTCGCTGGTTCTTCAACAAACCCCCGGCTTGGAAACACTCTATCATAAATATTATAGCGGACACCCTAAAGAATTCATAGAACAACTTGAGAAATACCATAGCCTCAGTGGAGAGGCTTTGTGCCAGCAATTGGCCTATGATCAGTTGGTGCAACGTGTCACAACGGAAAATGAGGGTGTTCCTAAAAATCAGGAGGCGATTCTTCATCAGACAGAAGCAACGCTCCATCAATTAAATGCTCTCTATGGTTTGGAGGAAAGCTTATGTTAA
- a CDS encoding IS3 family transposase has protein sequence MFKGIEEVAGSRQAATRQQEVMAIRNLHESTVYSLTLILKTLDFPKATYYYQLECLNRPNKDEALKEEILDIRQAHENYGYRRVHAELRRRGYTVNKKKVQRLMKEMNLQVTSFTRKSRKYNSYQGDIGEKAPNRLNRRFTSSIPHQKIVTDTTEFHYYEADDSGQYQLKKLYLDPFIDLFNLEVISYKISKQPNKESMMEAFEEAVEATKDCQFRRTFHSDQGWAYQMNDYQQLLKDHQIFQSMSRKGNCLDNAPMENFFGIMKQEMFYGKVYLFVVI, from the coding sequence ATTTTTAAAGGAATTGAGGAGGTTGCGGGAAGCAGACAAGCGGCAACACGACAACAAGAAGTGATGGCCATCCGTAATCTCCATGAGTCTACAGTGTATTCTTTGACGCTGATACTGAAGACTTTAGATTTTCCTAAGGCAACCTATTATTATCAATTAGAGTGTTTGAATAGACCCAATAAAGACGAAGCATTAAAAGAAGAAATTCTTGATATTCGTCAAGCACATGAAAACTACGGTTATCGCCGTGTTCATGCGGAGTTACGTCGTCGTGGTTATACCGTCAATAAGAAAAAAGTTCAACGATTGATGAAAGAAATGAATCTACAAGTGACCTCATTTACTCGAAAATCACGGAAATACAACTCCTATCAAGGTGATATTGGTGAGAAAGCACCTAATCGCTTAAATCGTAGATTTACAAGTTCTATTCCACACCAGAAAATTGTGACAGATACAACGGAGTTCCATTATTATGAAGCTGATGATTCAGGACAGTATCAATTGAAAAAGTTGTATTTAGATCCCTTTATTGACTTGTTTAATCTGGAAGTCATTAGCTATAAAATCTCAAAACAACCTAATAAGGAAAGTATGATGGAAGCCTTCGAAGAAGCCGTTGAAGCTACAAAAGATTGCCAATTTAGACGAACCTTTCATTCGGACCAAGGCTGGGCTTATCAGATGAACGACTATCAACAATTATTGAAAGATCATCAGATTTTCCAGAGTATGTCCCGAAAGGGAAATTGTTTAGATAATGCGCCGATGGAGAACTTCTTCGGCATCATGAAACAAGAAATGTTTTATGGGAAAGTTTATCTGTTTGTTGTAATCTAA
- a CDS encoding helix-turn-helix domain-containing protein, with translation MKRWIHNYQDFGLEGLQVKSTRQSYPLETKLYAIELYLTTELSYREVGVQLGINNPSLIANWMRAFKEDGIGGLSRPIGRPTTMSNSQKKIHKIPKRRLYRVIQMP, from the coding sequence GTGAAACGATGGATCCATAATTATCAAGATTTCGGCTTAGAAGGCCTTCAAGTTAAGTCAACAAGACAGTCTTATCCTTTAGAAACCAAGCTATATGCGATAGAATTGTACTTAACTACAGAGTTAAGCTATCGCGAAGTCGGTGTCCAATTAGGGATCAATAATCCAAGCTTAATCGCAAATTGGATGCGAGCCTTTAAGGAAGACGGTATTGGTGGCTTATCTAGACCAATAGGGAGGCCAACTACCATGTCTAATTCACAGAAAAAAATCCACAAAATCCCAAAAAGACGCCTTTACCGAGTGATCCAGATGCCTTAA
- a CDS encoding YkvA family protein — translation MNKTQDLSMFQFIKALFKQETPFYIKGIIVLAFIYFFVPLDLLPSAVAGPLGLVDDALVMAILTKVAKSLLETNLSQDPETLKDVTPEDY, via the coding sequence ATGAATAAAACACAAGATTTATCCATGTTTCAGTTTATAAAAGCTTTATTTAAGCAAGAGACGCCATTCTACATAAAAGGAATCATCGTCCTTGCCTTCATCTACTTCTTCGTGCCTTTAGACTTGTTGCCAAGTGCTGTCGCCGGGCCGTTAGGTCTAGTAGATGACGCTTTAGTAATGGCTATATTAACCAAAGTTGCGAAATCACTTCTGGAAACAAATTTATCTCAGGATCCGGAGACTCTCAAAGACGTCACTCCCGAGGATTATTAA
- a CDS encoding transporter substrate-binding domain-containing protein, which yields MKKLMKLLTLVVFTLGLFNAQVAQAATLDEIKEKGQLVVGMNAEYPPFEWVEMVDGKDQVVGIDAELAQLIADAIGVELVIDNRAFDSLIPTLNTNKIDLIISGMSNTEERAKQVDFSVSYYDPVSIFAVRTEDADTFTQLGDFNNAKVGALMTSTQEHYLKQDMPDVNLVSMGKNGDLIEGLVAKKVDAIFMSDLTLEQYLTTYSDRVSLVEGIEINNELLGTSVAMSKGNTELLEVVNKVIEDAKADGTLEQIFADSIAKAGQTE from the coding sequence ATGAAGAAATTAATGAAATTATTGACGCTAGTAGTCTTTACATTAGGCTTATTTAACGCTCAAGTAGCTCAAGCTGCTACTTTGGATGAGATTAAGGAAAAAGGGCAATTAGTTGTCGGCATGAATGCGGAGTATCCACCCTTTGAATGGGTAGAGATGGTAGATGGCAAAGATCAAGTTGTCGGGATTGATGCAGAATTGGCGCAACTGATTGCGGATGCGATTGGCGTTGAGCTGGTCATTGATAACCGTGCTTTTGATTCTTTAATTCCAACTTTGAATACGAATAAGATTGACTTAATCATCTCGGGGATGTCCAATACTGAAGAGCGGGCTAAGCAAGTGGATTTTTCTGTTTCCTATTATGATCCAGTGAGTATTTTTGCCGTGAGAACGGAAGATGCGGATACATTTACCCAGCTGGGAGACTTTAATAACGCCAAGGTTGGGGCACTGATGACGTCTACTCAAGAGCATTATCTCAAGCAAGATATGCCTGACGTAAATCTTGTGTCCATGGGCAAGAATGGTGATTTAATCGAAGGGCTCGTTGCCAAAAAAGTTGACGCAATCTTCATGTCTGATTTGACGTTGGAGCAATATCTTACTACTTACAGTGACCGTGTGAGTCTCGTTGAAGGCATTGAAATCAATAATGAGCTGCTCGGGACATCTGTTGCCATGAGTAAAGGCAATACGGAACTTTTAGAAGTGGTTAATAAGGTCATCGAAGACGCCAAAGCAGACGGTACCTTGGAGCAAATTTTCGCAGACAGCATCGCCAAAGCTGGCCAAACTGAATAA
- a CDS encoding M20 metallopeptidase family protein produces the protein MEAYIPQMLADRRYLHAHPELSFQEFATARYVQEELRRLRHLSACLHPTETSIIAVFKTGRPGKKIGLRADMDALPIEEQTGLPFASQIPGIMHACGHDAHTAMLLAACRWIDDHIATLSGDIYCIFQHAEELPPGGAQALVDSDFLAGLDFIYGQHVTPNLPVGQVDLKIGSVTTNTDYFQIDLHGPGGHTARPDQGVNLLSVASHLIQSIHQIPSQALHPQEMAAVTCSFIQSGDAHSLNVMGQSLTLSGMIRTFERSLTEKVQERIEQYVEHACSLQDIHWQVSFEQGARAVLNDAALSQEIRQHVQTWLGENLLMKPPAMVGKDFSAYQQICPTSFALIGVRKSSAVEEVAPLHSPYFDLDEAGMEFGLKMLVSVLELSK, from the coding sequence ATGGAAGCCTATATCCCGCAAATGCTAGCAGACCGCCGGTATTTGCACGCCCACCCAGAGCTGTCCTTTCAAGAATTTGCGACTGCCCGCTACGTCCAAGAAGAGTTGCGTAGACTGCGACACTTGAGTGCATGCTTGCACCCGACAGAGACAAGTATTATCGCTGTTTTCAAAACTGGACGCCCGGGAAAGAAGATTGGTTTACGTGCTGATATGGACGCCTTGCCCATCGAGGAGCAGACTGGCTTGCCTTTTGCTTCGCAAATACCTGGTATAATGCATGCTTGTGGTCACGATGCTCACACCGCCATGCTGCTGGCGGCTTGTCGTTGGATTGATGATCATATCGCGACATTATCTGGCGACATTTACTGCATCTTTCAACATGCGGAAGAGTTACCGCCTGGTGGGGCACAAGCTTTGGTAGACAGCGATTTTTTGGCAGGTTTGGATTTTATTTATGGCCAACATGTGACGCCAAATTTACCTGTCGGTCAAGTCGATCTCAAAATAGGTTCCGTCACCACTAACACGGACTACTTTCAAATTGACCTTCACGGCCCCGGCGGACACACTGCTCGGCCAGATCAAGGGGTGAATCTGCTCAGTGTAGCAAGTCACTTAATTCAATCCATTCATCAAATTCCTAGCCAAGCCCTGCATCCCCAGGAGATGGCTGCGGTAACCTGTAGCTTTATCCAGTCTGGCGATGCTCATTCCTTGAACGTTATGGGACAAAGTTTAACGCTGTCTGGTATGATACGAACATTTGAGAGGAGTCTCACAGAAAAGGTCCAGGAACGTATTGAGCAATATGTTGAACATGCTTGTAGCCTACAAGATATCCACTGGCAAGTATCTTTCGAACAAGGAGCTAGAGCGGTCCTGAATGATGCAGCCCTCAGCCAAGAAATTCGCCAACATGTCCAAACTTGGCTGGGTGAAAACTTGCTGATGAAACCACCCGCTATGGTCGGTAAAGACTTCTCAGCCTACCAGCAAATTTGTCCGACATCTTTCGCCCTCATTGGTGTACGAAAATCATCGGCGGTAGAGGAAGTAGCACCCCTCCATAGTCCGTACTTTGACTTGGATGAAGCAGGGATGGAGTTTGGCTTGAAAATGTTAGTGAGTGTGTTAGAACTGAGTAAATGA
- a CDS encoding ISNCY family transposase, with amino-acid sequence MEDYLNMNEKHKYNIIKAVVNGRKSKARAEVELNLSRRQINRLILKYKQEGRKGFRHKNANRKPSTTIDRHTRKRIVQLYRSKYYDFNFTHFHEKLQEVEGEHLSESSLRNILKEVHIVSPLATRRTKRRVAKELEDKADKKGLTHHEKDTLQGVQIVENSKAHPSRPRCKYAGELLQMDASQHPWFEADENDYYLHAAIDDATGTVVGAYFAAQETLEGYYQVSHQFLTHYGIPHRILTDYRSIFSGAHAPKKGAALEEQALTQYGYACQTLGIELEATSVPQAKGRIERLFGTFQNRLLQEMRLSGIRNMDEANQFLRDYLPQFNQKFAHPIKDSINAFEKLSADTNLNQILAKFALRVIHSGHTVRYNNQVYHLYDQHGQQVYLPRKTKVMVISTRNQQLFVSHKNQLFELIEMPSHQAVSKTLDIQEAQPKPKPHIPPMSHPWKAQSYQQYLKKQEYIKKKELVEVTS; translated from the coding sequence ATGGAGGATTATCTTAACATGAATGAGAAACATAAATATAATATCATCAAGGCCGTCGTCAATGGACGGAAATCCAAAGCTCGTGCTGAAGTGGAATTAAACTTATCCAGACGACAGATCAATCGATTGATTCTTAAATACAAACAAGAGGGGCGAAAAGGCTTCAGACACAAGAATGCCAACCGCAAACCTTCTACAACCATTGACCGTCATACTCGAAAACGAATTGTTCAGCTCTATCGCTCGAAATACTATGACTTTAACTTCACGCACTTCCATGAAAAACTTCAAGAAGTTGAGGGGGAACACCTCTCTGAAAGCTCGCTGAGAAATATCTTGAAGGAAGTGCACATTGTCTCGCCTCTGGCTACCCGTCGAACTAAACGGCGTGTCGCTAAAGAGCTCGAAGACAAAGCGGACAAGAAAGGCTTAACCCATCACGAAAAAGATACCTTACAGGGGGTTCAAATCGTTGAAAACTCAAAAGCACACCCGAGTCGTCCTCGATGCAAATATGCTGGGGAACTGCTTCAAATGGATGCCTCACAGCATCCATGGTTTGAGGCGGATGAGAACGATTACTACCTCCATGCCGCCATTGATGATGCCACTGGCACGGTCGTAGGCGCTTATTTCGCGGCACAGGAGACGCTTGAAGGCTATTACCAAGTCTCACATCAATTCCTGACCCACTACGGTATTCCTCATCGCATTTTGACGGATTATCGCAGTATCTTCTCAGGGGCCCACGCACCAAAAAAGGGCGCTGCTCTTGAAGAGCAGGCCCTCACTCAATACGGATATGCTTGCCAGACACTCGGAATTGAACTGGAAGCGACCTCAGTCCCCCAAGCTAAAGGACGTATTGAACGTCTTTTCGGTACATTTCAAAACCGCTTACTTCAAGAAATGCGGTTAAGTGGTATCCGCAATATGGATGAAGCGAATCAGTTTCTAAGGGACTACCTCCCGCAGTTTAATCAAAAATTCGCTCACCCCATTAAAGATAGCATAAATGCCTTTGAAAAACTATCAGCAGACACAAATCTCAATCAGATCCTCGCTAAATTTGCCCTACGTGTCATTCACTCTGGTCATACCGTTCGATACAACAACCAAGTCTATCATCTTTACGACCAGCATGGGCAGCAAGTCTATTTGCCAAGAAAAACGAAAGTCATGGTTATTAGCACTCGTAATCAACAACTCTTTGTCTCTCATAAAAATCAACTCTTTGAGCTGATTGAAATGCCGTCACACCAAGCTGTGTCTAAAACACTGGATATTCAGGAAGCTCAACCTAAACCGAAGCCACACATTCCACCCATGTCGCATCCGTGGAAAGCTCAATCTTATCAACAATATCTAAAGAAACAAGAATACATAAAGAAAAAAGAGCTAGTTGAAGTGACATCTTGA
- a CDS encoding tRNA dihydrouridine synthase: protein MEENFWQDLPKPFFILAPMEDVTDVVFRHVIAEAGAPDVYFTEFTNSESYCHPDGIESVRGRLTYTEDEQPIVAHIWGDKPEHFRQMSIGMKEMGFKGIDLNMGCPAPNVFKHGRGAGLILRPEVAAELIQAAKVGGLPVSVKTRLGHKDLDEWRDWLRHILEQDIANLSIHLRTKVEMSKADAHWELIPEIKALRDEVAPDTLLTINGDIPDYQTGLELVEKYGVDGVMIGRGVFTNPFAFAKESKNHSPAELLDLLRTHLDLFDEYSQKEPRLFKPLRRFFKIYVREFKGANDLRIALMETESTDEVRALLDAFQQQAETA from the coding sequence ATGGAAGAGAATTTCTGGCAAGACTTGCCTAAACCTTTTTTTATTTTGGCACCGATGGAGGATGTGACGGATGTGGTCTTTCGGCATGTCATTGCGGAAGCAGGGGCACCGGATGTTTATTTTACCGAGTTTACCAATAGTGAGAGTTACTGCCATCCGGATGGTATTGAAAGTGTGCGCGGGCGTTTAACTTATACTGAAGATGAACAGCCGATTGTTGCCCATATTTGGGGTGACAAGCCGGAGCATTTCCGTCAGATGAGTATAGGAATGAAGGAGATGGGCTTTAAGGGCATTGATTTGAATATGGGCTGTCCCGCACCGAATGTCTTCAAACATGGTCGGGGTGCAGGGCTTATTCTGCGTCCGGAAGTTGCCGCTGAACTGATTCAAGCAGCTAAAGTCGGAGGCCTGCCAGTCAGTGTCAAAACACGACTAGGTCACAAAGACTTGGATGAATGGCGTGACTGGTTGCGTCACATCCTCGAGCAGGACATTGCGAATTTATCCATTCACTTGCGCACCAAGGTTGAAATGAGTAAGGCGGATGCTCATTGGGAACTGATTCCTGAAATTAAGGCCTTGCGTGATGAGGTAGCTCCTGATACCTTGCTGACAATAAACGGAGATATCCCCGACTACCAAACCGGCCTGGAACTTGTAGAAAAGTATGGAGTGGACGGGGTGATGATTGGCCGAGGCGTCTTTACAAATCCTTTCGCCTTTGCGAAAGAGTCCAAAAACCACAGTCCAGCAGAATTGCTCGATCTTTTGCGTACTCACTTAGATTTATTTGATGAATATTCTCAGAAAGAGCCCCGTCTCTTTAAGCCACTTCGTCGCTTCTTTAAAATATATGTCAGGGAATTCAAGGGTGCCAATGATCTGCGCATTGCCCTAATGGAAACCGAGTCGACCGATGAAGTACGTGCATTGTTGGACGCTTTCCAGCAACAAGCTGAGACGGCCTAG
- a CDS encoding FMN-binding protein, giving the protein MGNLAKYFWKLVVSALVTFGVVTFIFADGVNFSNDTQATDSPTVTVDSLEDGVYEGVGQGFGGDVAVEVTVEGGAITNVEVVEHGETEGISDPALEQIPEEIVEKNGTDVAVVSGASSTSNGIIEAVNNALGTGGGTEGVAANPADMEDGTYTATVDGHNGPLTVDVTIEVGAITDVTVVEHEESAGIADPALEDVPAAIVEANGTDVDTVSGATVTSEAIIQAVNAALVVDTADSGAGVVVTESAAEESDASGESTEGSEESDASDASEATGAVTTTDTTYEDGTHTATVDGHNGELTVEVTVEDGVITAVDVTEHEESEGIADPALEEVPAAIVEANGTDVDTVSGATVTSEAIIAAVNEALGADAAAVVATEDEADEESDSEESASDEASEESESEESASAEEDSDESTSSEDDEDKADETELKDGEYTGTAKGHNGDLTVEVKVKDGKITDVEVTEHKESEGIADPALEEVPAAIVEANGTDVDTVSGATVTSEAIIEAVEEALKTIETSDDEAEYEDGKFEATVDGHNGPLTVEVLVEDGKITAIKLIAQEETEGIADAALEDVPKEIIKANSTDIETVSGATVTSEAIIEAVEKALKK; this is encoded by the coding sequence ATGGGAAATTTAGCAAAATATTTCTGGAAACTTGTCGTGAGTGCTTTGGTGACCTTTGGTGTCGTTACCTTCATCTTCGCGGATGGGGTCAACTTCAGCAATGACACACAAGCAACCGACAGCCCTACCGTTACTGTAGATAGCTTAGAAGACGGCGTCTATGAAGGAGTAGGCCAAGGCTTCGGCGGCGACGTAGCTGTGGAAGTAACCGTTGAAGGTGGGGCCATTACAAACGTTGAAGTAGTCGAACACGGTGAAACCGAAGGAATCTCCGATCCGGCTTTAGAACAAATTCCTGAAGAAATCGTTGAAAAAAACGGGACAGACGTAGCAGTTGTCTCGGGCGCTTCTTCAACGTCGAATGGTATTATCGAAGCGGTTAACAATGCCCTAGGCACTGGCGGTGGCACCGAAGGCGTCGCAGCCAATCCTGCGGATATGGAAGATGGAACCTATACTGCAACTGTAGATGGGCATAATGGACCTTTAACCGTCGATGTAACAATCGAAGTGGGAGCTATTACGGACGTTACTGTCGTTGAACACGAAGAGTCCGCTGGGATCGCTGACCCTGCCCTAGAAGACGTGCCGGCAGCGATTGTTGAAGCAAATGGTACCGACGTGGATACCGTTTCTGGAGCGACAGTGACCAGTGAAGCTATCATCCAAGCCGTTAACGCAGCTCTTGTCGTTGATACTGCTGACAGCGGTGCAGGGGTGGTTGTCACTGAATCTGCCGCAGAAGAAAGTGACGCATCAGGGGAATCAACTGAAGGTTCTGAAGAGTCTGATGCTTCTGATGCAAGCGAAGCCACAGGAGCAGTAACTACAACTGATACAACTTATGAAGACGGAACCCATACGGCAACCGTTGACGGTCATAATGGTGAATTAACCGTTGAAGTGACGGTTGAAGACGGTGTAATTACTGCCGTGGACGTAACTGAACACGAAGAAAGCGAAGGTATCGCTGACCCTGCTCTGGAAGAAGTGCCAGCAGCGATCGTTGAAGCGAATGGTACGGATGTAGACACTGTTTCTGGTGCAACCGTAACAAGTGAGGCGATTATTGCAGCCGTTAACGAAGCATTAGGGGCTGATGCAGCCGCAGTTGTTGCTACGGAAGATGAAGCGGATGAAGAAAGCGACTCTGAGGAAAGTGCATCGGATGAAGCGTCTGAGGAAAGTGAATCTGAAGAAAGCGCGTCTGCTGAGGAAGATTCCGATGAAAGTACATCTTCTGAAGATGACGAAGATAAAGCGGATGAAACGGAACTCAAAGACGGTGAATATACAGGTACTGCTAAAGGTCATAACGGTGATCTAACGGTAGAAGTTAAGGTAAAAGACGGCAAAATTACTGACGTTGAAGTTACCGAACACAAAGAAAGCGAAGGCATTGCTGATCCAGCCCTGGAAGAAGTGCCAGCAGCAATCGTTGAAGCGAATGGTACGGATGTGGACACTGTTTCTGGTGCAACCGTAACGAGCGAAGCGATTATTGAAGCAGTCGAAGAAGCCTTAAAAACTATCGAGACTTCAGACGATGAGGCTGAATACGAAGACGGCAAATTCGAAGCAACCGTCGACGGTCACAATGGACCTCTGACAGTAGAAGTTCTTGTAGAAGATGGCAAAATTACAGCCATTAAGCTTATTGCCCAAGAAGAAACCGAAGGCATTGCCGACGCAGCTCTTGAAGACGTTCCTAAGGAAATTATCAAAGCCAACTCAACTGACATCGAAACCGTATCCGGTGCGACAGTAACCAGTGAAGCAATCATTGAAGCGGTCGAAAAAGCTTTGAAGAAATAG